In Deinococcus sp. QL22, the following are encoded in one genomic region:
- the cysK gene encoding cysteine synthase A, whose amino-acid sequence MIEALIGNTPLLQLRRVVTPEMADVFVKLEGQNPGGSIKDRTALGLIEDAERRGLLKPGGTIVEPTSGNTGIGLAQVAAAKGYRLILCMPAQMSEERKRTLLAYGAELVLTDPERRMLAAIEEAEKIAADTGAVMMGQFTNPANPQTHERTTGPELWAQMGGQIDAFVYGSGTGGTISGVGRFLKSQDAGVKVVAVEPARSNVLSGGERGEHGFQGMGPGFVPANLDRSVIDEIFPVWEEDAYPLARRLAREEGVFVGMSSGGMIWAALELARKLGPGKRVATIACDTGARYLTTSLFSDTGTGTPKGFRPYSRERIVEEVQAG is encoded by the coding sequence ATGATCGAGGCACTGATCGGAAACACGCCCTTGCTTCAGCTTCGGCGGGTCGTGACGCCAGAAATGGCCGACGTATTCGTGAAACTGGAGGGCCAGAATCCCGGCGGCAGTATCAAAGACCGCACCGCGCTGGGTCTGATCGAGGACGCCGAGCGGCGCGGCCTGCTGAAACCCGGCGGCACGATTGTGGAACCCACCAGCGGCAATACCGGCATCGGGCTGGCGCAGGTGGCTGCCGCCAAAGGTTACCGCCTGATCCTGTGTATGCCCGCCCAGATGAGCGAGGAGCGCAAACGCACCCTGCTGGCTTACGGCGCGGAACTGGTGCTGACCGACCCCGAACGCCGGATGCTGGCCGCCATAGAGGAAGCCGAGAAAATCGCGGCAGACACGGGCGCGGTGATGATGGGCCAGTTTACCAACCCCGCCAATCCTCAGACGCATGAGCGCACCACCGGGCCGGAACTGTGGGCGCAAATGGGCGGCCAGATTGACGCGTTCGTATACGGCTCCGGCACAGGCGGCACCATCAGCGGCGTGGGCAGGTTTCTGAAAAGTCAGGATGCCGGGGTGAAAGTGGTGGCGGTCGAGCCTGCCCGGAGCAACGTGCTGAGCGGCGGCGAACGCGGCGAACACGGCTTTCAGGGCATGGGGCCGGGGTTCGTGCCCGCCAACCTTGACCGCAGCGTGATCGACGAAATCTTTCCGGTGTGGGAAGAGGACGCCTACCCGCTGGCCCGCCGCCTGGCGCGTGAGGAAGGCGTGTTCGTGGGCATGAGTAGCGGCGGCATGATCTGGGCCGCGCTGGAGCTGGCCCGCAAGTTGGGGCCGGGAAAACGGGTGGCGACTATCGCCTGCGATACGGGCGCACGCTACCTGACGACCAGCCTGTTCAGCGATACGGGCACGGGCACGCCCAAGGGATTTCGACCTTATTCCCGCGAGCGAATAGTGGAAGAAGTGCAGGCGGGTTAA